A single window of Microscilla marina ATCC 23134 DNA harbors:
- a CDS encoding YqiA/YcfP family alpha/beta fold hydrolase — translation MNLLYIHGLDSSPRPDKVAVLQSIADNVWAPQLNYRENPHTFTYLLDGAKKREINYIVGSSAGGFMGYWLAPHLQCKALLFNPALAFQSIIQQIVTPTTVASFQPFYSIILGGQDDVIPPQTTLDFLVEHNSPAQYQLDQIDSLGHQIDMQTYEYACYKYIVK, via the coding sequence ATGAACTTATTATATATTCATGGTTTAGACAGTAGTCCACGCCCCGACAAAGTGGCTGTGTTACAAAGCATTGCCGACAATGTGTGGGCTCCTCAGTTAAATTACCGAGAAAATCCACATACCTTTACCTACTTACTCGATGGAGCTAAAAAACGTGAGATAAACTATATTGTAGGTAGTTCGGCAGGAGGTTTTATGGGGTATTGGTTGGCGCCTCATTTGCAATGTAAAGCTTTATTGTTTAATCCTGCACTGGCTTTTCAGTCAATAATTCAACAAATAGTTACCCCAACTACTGTTGCGTCTTTTCAGCCATTTTATTCTATCATACTAGGAGGGCAAGACGATGTGATACCACCACAAACTACCCTTGACTTTTTAGTTGAGCATAACTCTCCGGCACAGTACCAGTTAGACCAAATAGATAGCCTTGGGCATCAAATAGATATGCAAACCTATGAGTATGCCTGTTACAAATACATTGTTAAATAA
- a CDS encoding glycosyltransferase family 2 protein: protein MEKATSTSLLSLVVVYRNRDITRVKKCLESLAWQTNQNFELIFLDYGSSDKYSMQVQHLVNSFSFVQYFYTDTRGMFWNRSRALNTGMKYTKGTYIVTIDIDLIFSPDFIEVTYSALSATHYIRYSYYYLPKKFKQHHLLFDDTVCLWKTLKKTSDVTNYGVLGFQKEAFEKIGGYDDFYKLWGLEDIDFARQLEQVGVVSKGFLQNLLIYHQWHPKSKKALPNGWYDQMYKYYKAKKTAESGTYARTSLYHTKNRVALHLAKKTGVANQLIFEFMYPKEQAFVSFLYQFNKLAAGEALVVSQTFNLIKNNRTTWASKFLHRMNQMLSKIGVSYRWVDMATYNLEVITKQEVRDFLFYFLINHQPQVLDYYFNHEAANDHLCLVVVKK, encoded by the coding sequence TTGGAAAAGGCAACATCTACTTCTTTATTATCATTAGTTGTGGTTTATCGCAATCGTGATATTACACGAGTAAAAAAATGTTTGGAGTCGTTGGCTTGGCAAACTAACCAAAACTTTGAGTTAATTTTTTTAGATTATGGTAGTAGCGACAAGTATAGCATGCAAGTACAGCATTTGGTAAATTCATTCTCTTTTGTTCAGTATTTTTATACGGATACAAGAGGCATGTTTTGGAATCGTTCGCGGGCACTCAATACAGGCATGAAGTATACAAAGGGTACTTATATTGTTACTATAGATATCGACCTTATTTTTTCACCTGACTTTATTGAGGTTACTTATTCTGCCCTTTCAGCTACCCACTATATAAGATATAGCTATTATTACTTACCAAAAAAATTTAAACAACACCATTTATTATTTGATGACACTGTTTGCCTGTGGAAAACCCTCAAAAAAACCTCTGATGTAACCAACTATGGAGTGTTGGGATTTCAAAAAGAAGCTTTTGAAAAAATAGGAGGGTACGATGATTTTTACAAGCTATGGGGGCTCGAAGACATAGATTTTGCTCGCCAACTAGAACAAGTAGGCGTGGTTTCAAAGGGTTTTCTTCAAAACCTGCTTATTTACCATCAATGGCATCCAAAGTCTAAGAAAGCGTTGCCCAACGGTTGGTATGATCAAATGTATAAGTACTATAAAGCAAAAAAAACTGCTGAATCAGGCACATATGCCAGGACAAGCTTGTACCACACTAAAAATCGTGTGGCACTGCATTTAGCGAAAAAAACAGGTGTTGCCAACCAACTTATTTTTGAGTTTATGTATCCCAAAGAGCAGGCTTTTGTGAGTTTTTTGTACCAGTTTAATAAATTGGCCGCAGGAGAGGCTTTAGTGGTAAGCCAAACTTTTAATCTAATTAAAAATAATAGGACAACCTGGGCAAGTAAATTTTTGCATCGTATGAATCAAATGCTTTCTAAAATAGGTGTTTCATATAGGTGGGTCGATATGGCAACATACAATTTAGAAGTGATAACCAAGCAGGAGGTGAGAGATTTTTTATTTTATTTCTTGATCAACCATCAACCTCAAGTTTTAGATTATTACTTTAACCACGAGGCTGCCAATGATCACTTATGTTTGGTAGTGGTTAAGAAGTAA
- a CDS encoding sugar phosphate nucleotidyltransferase: MKVVIPVAGIGAKLRPHTHTQPKTLVPIAGKPMLAHIVDQLIEGGIKEFIFVLGYLGDKIESFLLHEYGDRITMDFVVQEPREGSAHAIWISREHIKDEKEVLIVLGDTIANVNLEAIFKSPHSIVGVKKVSNPLNFGIVETNKEGRIKRLVEKPRIPKSNLALVGIYKITNTMTLLNAIQHLIENDIRTNNEIHLTDALMQMINQDERIDTIQVDNWFDCGKKETLLEANAILLNLSEYRNKKYPEYPKTIIIPPVSIGENCQIHHSIIGPNVAIGDNTIMEHTIVKNTIIGSFSQLKDVILESSIIGNDTSLTGLNQSLNIGDNAEINLGTPH; the protein is encoded by the coding sequence ATGAAGGTGGTTATACCTGTTGCTGGCATAGGAGCTAAACTTCGCCCACATACACACACACAACCTAAAACACTGGTACCTATTGCAGGCAAGCCCATGCTTGCACACATAGTTGATCAACTTATAGAAGGTGGTATAAAGGAGTTTATTTTTGTTTTAGGATATTTAGGTGACAAAATCGAGTCTTTTTTATTGCACGAATATGGCGATCGCATTACTATGGACTTTGTGGTACAGGAACCCAGAGAAGGCTCTGCCCATGCGATATGGATTAGCCGTGAACATATCAAAGATGAAAAAGAAGTGTTGATTGTATTGGGTGATACTATAGCCAATGTAAACCTGGAAGCGATTTTCAAGTCACCCCACTCTATTGTTGGAGTAAAAAAAGTAAGTAATCCACTAAATTTTGGTATTGTAGAAACCAACAAAGAAGGAAGAATTAAACGGCTGGTTGAAAAGCCACGCATTCCTAAATCAAACCTTGCACTAGTGGGTATTTACAAGATTACCAATACCATGACTTTATTAAATGCTATACAGCATTTGATAGAAAATGACATACGCACTAACAATGAGATTCACTTGACAGATGCTCTAATGCAAATGATTAATCAAGATGAACGTATAGATACTATTCAGGTAGACAATTGGTTTGATTGTGGTAAAAAAGAAACGTTGCTTGAGGCAAATGCTATATTGCTGAACTTAAGTGAGTATAGAAATAAAAAATATCCAGAATACCCCAAGACTATTATTATCCCCCCAGTAAGTATAGGCGAAAACTGCCAGATACATCACTCTATTATAGGGCCTAACGTGGCCATTGGTGACAATACCATTATGGAGCACACTATAGTAAAAAACACTATTATTGGCTCATTTAGCCAGTTGAAAGATGTAATTTTAGAAAGCTCTATCATTGGCAATGATACATCACTTACAGGTTTAAACCAAAGCCTAAACATTGGTGATAACGCTGAAATAAACTTAGGTACTCCTCATTAG
- a CDS encoding CheR family methyltransferase translates to MQEIEITQLRTLVDIVKKNYDYDFSNYAMSSFRRRIQRIIELYKFSSIEALCERLSTGDEKFFHDFLSEITVNVTEMFRDPSFWRELRDNVIPNILLNNKNISIWHAGCSSGEEVFSMAILLKEMDLLDRARIVATDIDTAILEKAGQGAYSLKNMELNQKNYIRFQGNFSLDKYYKEENNKAVMDKSLVEGVQFKAHNLVEGASFSKFDLILCRNVMIYFNQTLQNQVLKMFHESLYKYSYLVVGSKESLIWCEIANKFIVVSNEEKIYKKVKD, encoded by the coding sequence ATGCAAGAGATTGAAATAACACAGTTACGCACATTGGTCGACATAGTAAAAAAGAACTATGACTACGACTTTTCTAATTATGCAATGTCTTCTTTCCGAAGGCGCATTCAGCGGATCATAGAACTGTACAAGTTTTCGTCAATAGAGGCTCTCTGTGAAAGACTATCAACGGGCGATGAGAAATTCTTTCATGATTTTTTATCTGAAATCACTGTCAATGTTACAGAAATGTTTCGTGACCCTTCGTTTTGGAGAGAACTACGCGACAATGTGATTCCTAACATTTTGTTGAACAACAAAAACATTAGCATTTGGCATGCGGGTTGTTCTTCAGGAGAAGAAGTCTTTTCGATGGCTATTTTGCTTAAGGAAATGGATTTGTTAGACCGTGCCCGGATTGTAGCTACTGACATAGACACTGCCATCTTAGAGAAAGCCGGTCAGGGAGCCTACTCCTTGAAAAACATGGAGCTTAATCAAAAAAACTACATTCGCTTTCAAGGCAATTTTAGTTTAGACAAGTACTACAAAGAAGAGAACAACAAAGCTGTAATGGACAAATCCTTGGTTGAGGGGGTACAGTTTAAGGCACATAACCTCGTAGAGGGTGCCTCATTTTCTAAATTTGACCTCATTCTGTGCCGTAATGTGATGATTTATTTCAATCAGACATTGCAAAATCAGGTACTGAAAATGTTTCACGAAAGCTTATACAAGTACAGTTACTTAGTAGTTGGTTCAAAAGAATCCTTGATTTGGTGTGAAATAGCCAACAAATTTATAGTAGTAAGTAACGAGGAAAAAATTTATAAAAAAGTAAAAGATTAA
- a CDS encoding chemotaxis protein CheB — MTHFNITKTYKAIVIGGSAGSFQVISKILSSLPKDFDIPIMMCLHRLRHVRNGFVEALNIKSNIKIEEPYDKETIKRGKIYLAPANYHLCVELGNTFALSTEELINNSRPSIDMMLQTAAYAYRDKLVGILLSGANKDGALGMKKIHDRGGLTLVQDPKECLIDTMPSSAIKITEIDHVLSVNRIIDFLLELHKTCKIA, encoded by the coding sequence ATGACTCATTTCAATATAACAAAAACATATAAGGCAATTGTCATAGGTGGGTCGGCTGGAAGCTTTCAGGTAATAAGTAAAATCTTGAGTAGTTTGCCTAAAGATTTTGATATTCCTATCATGATGTGTTTACACCGATTGCGTCATGTGCGCAATGGGTTTGTAGAAGCACTGAATATTAAAAGTAATATCAAAATAGAAGAACCTTACGACAAGGAAACTATTAAAAGGGGGAAAATTTATCTGGCACCAGCAAATTATCATCTTTGTGTAGAATTAGGCAACACTTTTGCTTTATCAACCGAAGAACTCATCAATAATTCGCGACCTTCAATTGATATGATGCTGCAGACAGCAGCTTATGCTTACCGCGATAAACTGGTTGGCATATTGTTGTCTGGTGCAAATAAAGACGGCGCACTTGGTATGAAAAAAATTCATGATAGGGGAGGGCTAACTTTGGTACAAGACCCCAAAGAATGTCTGATTGACACAATGCCAAGCTCTGCTATAAAAATTACAGAAATAGATCATGTGCTGAGTGTGAATCGGATTATTGACTTTTTACTTGAGTTACACAAAACTTGTAAAATTGCTTAA
- a CDS encoding GAF domain-containing protein has product MKSVFRIIGGVMVVSFIVGVILLVNYYFSWMSDLKSDLQLVDDEQKKTLGKAMGKLMIMICVEITLGFLAFLFFLLGGRDSTQIVSFSNNQGNQYSSDQDGVDNITKSHTSVKSIQEVGAILEQHFDLQHKKMEKVLWTVANDLEAVQGAIFLTKQKESELKVIELFAGYAYYLPESKVLTYEFGEGLAGQVAKDGRLVNISSIPEGYISVISGLGKSSPTNLILVPIKNEQEKVLGVIEIASFQSFNQKDELFLKEVALLLANEIETNKITA; this is encoded by the coding sequence ATGAAATCGGTTTTCAGAATAATAGGTGGGGTTATGGTTGTCTCCTTTATTGTAGGAGTAATTCTTTTAGTGAATTATTACTTCAGTTGGATGAGTGACCTGAAAAGCGACTTACAACTTGTTGACGACGAACAAAAGAAGACGCTTGGTAAAGCTATGGGGAAACTCATGATTATGATATGCGTAGAAATTACGCTAGGCTTTCTGGCATTTCTCTTCTTTTTGTTAGGAGGGAGAGATTCTACACAAATTGTAAGTTTTTCCAATAATCAAGGAAACCAATACTCATCCGATCAAGATGGTGTAGACAATATCACCAAAAGCCATACATCTGTGAAAAGTATTCAAGAGGTAGGGGCTATTCTGGAACAACACTTTGATTTACAACATAAAAAAATGGAAAAAGTTCTTTGGACAGTTGCTAATGACTTGGAAGCTGTTCAGGGAGCTATATTCTTGACCAAGCAAAAAGAAAGTGAATTAAAAGTAATAGAGCTTTTTGCGGGTTATGCTTACTATTTGCCCGAAAGTAAAGTCCTTACTTATGAATTTGGTGAAGGACTTGCTGGTCAGGTAGCTAAAGATGGTAGACTGGTGAATATTTCTTCTATTCCAGAAGGGTATATATCAGTAATTTCAGGATTAGGAAAATCATCTCCTACCAATCTGATTTTAGTGCCTATCAAAAACGAACAAGAAAAAGTACTTGGGGTAATTGAAATTGCTTCTTTCCAAAGTTTTAATCAAAAAGATGAACTCTTTTTAAAAGAAGTGGCACTACTTTTGGCAAACGAAATAGAAACGAATAAAATAACTGCTTAA
- a CDS encoding PAS domain S-box protein: protein MFKKLKIGTKITALVIGVVLASVIVVSIIAYNLSKGSINSRYAEAINVVANLKAQKIETFFDNIKNEIQFGKELQVVQQKILAEANLSQKDSSITTEKKEALNTQLNIIVNNIIGYKDVKNVYLTDNTGSLLYQAEDRGQNIDSILRGFGTDVMRGTSQGGVLFSGVSQKNRTLYALAQVDGADARNANIGKIIYEINLNYIYNLVKDSTGLGSTGETMLVQKDRNYATFLSPSRHKSGLEKIRIGSRTGIPAQRSIRDKNTKKSEVTLDYSGEEVLATWRNIKSIDWGVTVKVDQKEVNEPTDKLFETFLIVGAVITLLSIVIGFAFSRFLIRPLLVLKDTINLLAKGILPDKLRQSTTDEIGEMTVQLNELVGTLKKTADFARQIGEGDYQANFKPVSDKDTLGIALLTMRDSIQQSAHRDDERNWIVTGLAEIGDILGGVSGITELGEQVIAYIAKKISAVQGAFYTVNDEDPEDVFLEMNASYAYNKKKYLNVKFKFAEGLVGQAAIEQATILRTEVPDDYVTITSGLLGDRKPKSILLTPLITDDGNGEKVYGVLEFAGFEKFNQREVNFVKEVSDLIARAVFNIKVRETTERHLKDEMKMRGELLDKTKALQQSAEITEATAEALRKSKAELEIKVDEVQQASNRTRLLLENASEVITIYDEDKTVKYISPSVEKILGYSQNEMIGVKDIKYVHRKGVLAVEQMFEKLIANPYEQETIQFSYATKQLDENGDKIWIWLEATGTNLLSDPAINGIVVNARDITERRRAESEQRMRGQMQALSENSPDLITRINKEGRVFYINPIIETYTGKSKDEYLQKHLSDIDLNEEIISSWRNILDEVRNKNKKINMDVEFPSIMGKRNMLINAIPEYNDQHNIESVLLVSHDITERKIIELDIQNKNKKITESINYAKRIQEAILPDTRYIQQYLEESFIMYRPRDVVSGDFPWFLEKNGDIYLAAVDCTGHGVPGALISLIGYFLLNNIVKEEGGGSPAEILDLLDEGVTRTLKQNESNNSTQDGMDIALCKINKEKNQLEYAGAHRPLYFTSKNELYEIKGNKFPIGGAQYKNRVRFTNTTINYEEGDYFFLFSDGFPDQFGGPKNKKFSPRRIREIIKNNANLGLSQVERVMDDEFDKWKANNKQTDDVLMIGIKF, encoded by the coding sequence ATGTTTAAAAAACTAAAAATAGGTACTAAAATTACTGCGTTGGTTATTGGAGTGGTGCTTGCCTCTGTGATTGTGGTGAGTATTATTGCTTATAACCTGAGTAAGGGCTCCATCAACAGTCGTTATGCTGAGGCAATCAATGTAGTAGCCAACCTTAAAGCTCAAAAGATCGAGACCTTTTTCGATAATATCAAAAACGAAATACAGTTTGGAAAAGAACTTCAGGTTGTACAACAAAAAATACTTGCCGAAGCCAACCTTTCTCAAAAAGACTCCTCCATTACTACCGAGAAAAAAGAAGCACTCAATACTCAACTCAACATCATTGTAAACAATATCATCGGTTATAAAGATGTAAAAAACGTTTATTTGACAGATAACACAGGGAGCCTGTTGTATCAAGCCGAAGACAGAGGGCAAAACATTGACTCCATACTACGTGGTTTTGGTACCGACGTAATGCGAGGTACCAGTCAAGGCGGCGTTTTGTTTAGTGGAGTAAGTCAAAAAAATAGAACTCTATACGCGCTTGCCCAAGTAGATGGAGCAGATGCCCGCAATGCCAATATAGGCAAGATTATTTATGAAATTAATCTGAACTATATCTACAATCTTGTAAAAGACTCGACAGGGTTGGGTTCAACAGGAGAAACCATGTTGGTGCAAAAAGACAGAAACTATGCAACCTTCTTGAGCCCTTCACGTCATAAGTCTGGTTTAGAAAAAATTAGAATAGGAAGCCGTACTGGTATTCCTGCTCAGCGCTCAATTCGTGATAAAAATACAAAAAAATCAGAAGTCACATTAGACTATAGTGGAGAAGAGGTATTGGCCACTTGGCGTAATATTAAATCCATTGATTGGGGGGTTACTGTAAAAGTTGACCAAAAGGAGGTAAACGAACCTACTGACAAGTTGTTTGAGACTTTCTTGATTGTGGGAGCAGTTATTACACTACTGTCAATTGTAATAGGTTTTGCTTTCTCACGTTTTCTTATCCGTCCACTATTGGTGTTGAAAGATACAATCAACCTGTTAGCAAAAGGTATTCTACCTGACAAACTAAGACAGTCAACTACTGATGAAATAGGAGAAATGACTGTACAGTTAAATGAGTTGGTAGGTACATTGAAGAAAACAGCTGACTTTGCCAGGCAGATTGGAGAAGGAGATTACCAAGCTAACTTTAAACCCGTAAGCGACAAAGATACTCTTGGTATAGCTTTGCTTACCATGCGTGATAGCATTCAACAATCGGCACACCGTGACGACGAGCGTAACTGGATTGTAACTGGTTTGGCTGAAATCGGTGATATTCTGGGAGGGGTAAGTGGTATTACAGAACTTGGAGAGCAAGTGATTGCTTATATAGCCAAAAAAATAAGTGCAGTTCAAGGAGCTTTTTATACTGTAAACGATGAAGACCCAGAAGATGTGTTCCTTGAAATGAATGCAAGTTATGCCTATAATAAAAAGAAATATTTAAATGTTAAGTTCAAGTTTGCTGAAGGTCTGGTAGGGCAAGCTGCTATAGAGCAAGCCACTATTTTAAGAACCGAAGTTCCAGACGACTATGTAACGATCACTTCTGGATTGTTAGGCGACCGTAAACCTAAATCTATATTACTTACTCCTTTGATTACTGATGATGGAAATGGAGAGAAAGTATATGGAGTACTCGAGTTTGCGGGCTTTGAAAAGTTTAATCAACGTGAAGTCAACTTTGTAAAAGAAGTAAGTGACTTAATTGCACGAGCGGTATTTAATATCAAAGTACGTGAAACAACAGAGCGCCACCTGAAAGATGAAATGAAAATGCGTGGAGAGCTGCTGGATAAAACCAAGGCTTTGCAACAAAGTGCAGAAATAACAGAAGCTACTGCCGAAGCATTAAGAAAGAGTAAGGCTGAGCTTGAGATAAAAGTAGACGAAGTACAACAGGCAAGTAATAGAACACGTCTGTTACTTGAAAATGCTTCTGAGGTAATTACCATTTACGATGAAGATAAAACTGTAAAGTATATCAGTCCTTCGGTAGAGAAGATTTTGGGCTATTCGCAGAACGAGATGATTGGTGTAAAAGACATTAAATATGTACACCGTAAGGGAGTTCTTGCCGTAGAACAAATGTTTGAAAAACTAATTGCAAATCCTTATGAACAAGAAACCATTCAGTTTAGTTATGCTACCAAGCAGCTGGATGAAAATGGTGATAAAATATGGATTTGGTTGGAAGCAACCGGCACCAACTTACTTTCTGACCCGGCAATTAATGGAATTGTGGTAAATGCACGGGATATTACAGAAAGAAGAAGGGCTGAATCAGAGCAGCGAATGAGAGGACAAATGCAAGCATTATCCGAAAATTCGCCTGACTTGATTACACGTATTAATAAAGAAGGAAGGGTATTTTATATCAACCCTATCATTGAGACATATACAGGGAAAAGCAAAGATGAATACTTGCAAAAACACCTCTCTGATATTGATTTGAATGAAGAGATCATTAGTTCTTGGCGTAATATATTAGATGAAGTACGTAATAAAAACAAGAAAATAAATATGGATGTTGAGTTCCCGTCTATTATGGGTAAACGAAACATGCTGATTAATGCCATTCCTGAATACAATGATCAACACAACATCGAGTCTGTACTACTGGTATCGCATGATATTACTGAGCGTAAGATTATCGAGTTAGATATTCAAAACAAAAATAAGAAAATTACAGAAAGTATTAACTATGCCAAGCGTATCCAAGAAGCCATTCTGCCGGATACAAGGTATATACAACAATATTTAGAAGAATCATTTATTATGTATCGCCCACGCGATGTGGTTTCTGGTGATTTTCCTTGGTTTTTAGAGAAAAATGGCGATATTTATTTAGCCGCAGTAGATTGTACAGGACACGGTGTTCCAGGAGCATTAATCTCTTTGATTGGTTATTTCTTGCTCAACAATATAGTAAAAGAAGAAGGCGGAGGAAGCCCAGCCGAAATTCTTGACCTATTAGACGAAGGAGTAACTAGAACACTTAAACAAAACGAAAGTAACAATTCTACACAAGATGGAATGGATATAGCCCTTTGTAAAATTAATAAGGAGAAAAATCAACTTGAATATGCAGGGGCTCATCGACCATTGTACTTTACATCTAAAAATGAATTGTACGAAATAAAAGGTAATAAATTCCCTATTGGAGGCGCCCAGTACAAGAATAGAGTTAGGTTTACAAATACAACCATAAACTACGAAGAAGGTGACTATTTCTTTTTGTTTTCAGACGGTTTCCCTGATCAGTTTGGCGGACCCAAAAATAAAAAATTCTCTCCTAGAAGAATTAGGGAAATTATAAAAAATAATGCTAATTTGGGATTAAGTCAAGTGGAAAGAGTGATGGATGACGAATTTGACAAATGGAAAGCAAATAATAAACAAACAGATGATGTATTGATGATAGGCATCAAATTCTAG
- a CDS encoding SiaB family protein kinase, with protein sequence MKYIYELHKTMVERSLILVYEGEFTQEITKSVLAMAERNMDAIGETSNIKRKVFNVMVECLQNIVKHAEDSEEEEEIELPNGSAVFMIGQEEDKYIVTSGNPVVNAKVEILQTKLEHINSLDKDGLKTLYKEIIKKGREQGEGGKGLTQKGGAGLGFVDMARKSGQKLHFDFEPIDDHFSFFSLKTIISRNKEEKK encoded by the coding sequence ATGAAGTATATCTATGAGTTACATAAGACGATGGTGGAGCGGAGCCTAATATTGGTTTATGAAGGGGAATTTACTCAAGAAATTACCAAATCTGTGCTGGCTATGGCCGAAAGAAATATGGATGCCATCGGTGAAACTTCTAATATCAAAAGAAAAGTCTTCAACGTAATGGTAGAGTGTCTTCAGAATATTGTAAAACACGCAGAAGACTCAGAGGAGGAAGAAGAGATAGAATTACCAAATGGTAGTGCAGTCTTTATGATTGGTCAAGAAGAAGATAAATACATCGTTACGTCTGGAAATCCGGTGGTAAATGCCAAAGTAGAAATACTGCAAACCAAACTGGAACACATTAATAGCTTAGACAAAGATGGGCTAAAGACTTTATATAAGGAGATTATCAAAAAAGGACGCGAACAAGGCGAAGGAGGAAAAGGGCTTACCCAAAAAGGTGGCGCTGGCTTGGGTTTTGTAGACATGGCCAGAAAGTCTGGGCAAAAATTGCACTTCGATTTTGAACCCATTGACGACCACTTTTCATTCTTCTCACTGAAGACAATCATTAGCAGAAATAAAGAAGAAAAAAAGTAG
- a CDS encoding DUF1987 domain-containing protein — MEVINQDGTEDTPKIILDKNNGIFEISGRSLPEDSAEFYQPILDWLDQYGADPNPETVFIFKLEYFNTASSKLILDILSKLETIESTTINWYFHEDDEDMEEAGTEFSELVEVPFDFKTY, encoded by the coding sequence ATGGAAGTTATAAACCAAGATGGTACTGAGGATACTCCAAAAATAATCTTAGATAAGAACAATGGCATTTTTGAGATCTCTGGACGATCTTTACCAGAAGACTCAGCTGAATTCTATCAACCGATATTAGATTGGCTTGATCAATATGGAGCAGACCCTAACCCAGAAACGGTTTTTATTTTCAAGCTAGAATACTTCAATACTGCTTCATCAAAGTTGATCTTGGATATTTTATCTAAACTGGAAACAATTGAAAGTACCACTATTAATTGGTATTTTCATGAAGATGACGAAGATATGGAAGAAGCTGGAACAGAGTTTTCTGAGTTGGTAGAAGTGCCTTTTGATTTTAAAACTTATTAA